A window of the Isosphaera pallida ATCC 43644 genome harbors these coding sequences:
- a CDS encoding prepilin peptidase, whose amino-acid sequence MLNDPYSDLDPVTLWNIRAMTVLTWAWLAAMAAVLGSFLNVVVYRMPRGLQVLSGRSHCPGCNTEIRSRDNLPILGWFLLGGRCRACKGAISPRYPLVEAIVTVALFALGFRLLDSGGANLPLRQPNAYAGVVWVLWYAKWDLIALAIGQAWLMYQLIGLSLIDSDGFSPPWRFVAFGLALGLALPLIAPAYMVVPHGAEAWLGSGATGWKGTLVWSATGLLGGALIGLALSPWWPSRGTRPTLGHPIGLPMASMLTGLFLGWRTAWIVAALAAPLILLGAGLTRWRPILGWITPLCWYAGAAFLGMFEGRRLFGWFNAGQWVTTEGMWMPLAVWGGVLGVSIVARSLWTKAPRCVAGEPVGSPTAAVVWTAVAETEAVETSDVQEELEPTVVDEELSNPTSPSRFPGNAEDETIGDSSLSSEAGTSTSVSMTNERENREALRPPHPNQTGRASEAGCGGNVVVN is encoded by the coding sequence ATGCTCAACGATCCTTATTCCGACCTTGACCCGGTCACGCTCTGGAACATCCGAGCGATGACAGTTTTGACCTGGGCGTGGTTGGCGGCGATGGCCGCCGTCCTCGGCAGCTTTCTCAACGTGGTGGTCTACCGGATGCCCCGGGGGCTCCAGGTGCTTTCCGGACGGTCCCACTGCCCGGGTTGCAACACCGAGATCCGCTCGCGCGACAATTTGCCGATCCTCGGCTGGTTTTTGTTGGGAGGACGTTGCCGCGCTTGCAAAGGAGCTATTTCGCCCCGTTACCCCCTCGTCGAGGCGATCGTCACCGTGGCGCTCTTCGCTTTGGGCTTTCGCCTGCTCGACTCGGGCGGAGCCAATCTCCCGCTCCGTCAACCCAATGCCTACGCCGGGGTCGTTTGGGTGTTGTGGTACGCCAAGTGGGATCTGATCGCGCTGGCGATCGGCCAAGCCTGGTTAATGTATCAACTTATCGGCTTAAGTTTGATCGACTCCGACGGCTTCTCGCCGCCGTGGCGATTCGTCGCCTTCGGCTTGGCGTTGGGGTTGGCCTTGCCGTTGATCGCGCCGGCGTACATGGTGGTGCCCCACGGCGCGGAGGCGTGGCTGGGAAGTGGGGCGACGGGCTGGAAGGGGACGTTGGTTTGGTCGGCGACGGGTTTGCTAGGGGGGGCTTTGATTGGTCTGGCGTTGAGCCCCTGGTGGCCTTCGCGTGGGACGCGGCCCACCTTGGGGCATCCGATCGGTTTGCCGATGGCCTCGATGTTGACCGGGCTGTTCCTAGGATGGCGAACCGCTTGGATCGTCGCGGCCCTCGCCGCGCCTTTGATCCTTTTGGGCGCGGGGTTGACTCGTTGGCGTCCGATCCTGGGTTGGATCACTCCCCTGTGCTGGTACGCCGGGGCCGCCTTCCTTGGGATGTTCGAGGGGCGTCGCCTCTTTGGTTGGTTCAACGCGGGCCAATGGGTCACAACCGAAGGAATGTGGATGCCCTTGGCGGTTTGGGGTGGCGTGCTGGGAGTCTCGATTGTGGCGCGGTCGCTTTGGACGAAGGCTCCGCGTTGCGTGGCAGGCGAGCCGGTCGGCTCGCCTACCGCGGCAGTTGTTTGGACGGCGGTTGCGGAAACGGAGGCCGTCGAAACCTCCGACGTACAGGAGGAACTCGAGCCAACGGTGGTGGATGAGGAACTGAGCAATCCGACGAGCCCAAGCCGCTTTCCTGGAAACGCGGAGGATGAAACGATTGGTGACTCCTCCTTGTCGTCCGAAGCCGGGACTTCCACCTCGGTCTCAATGACCAACGAGAGAGAAAACCGAGAGGCGTTGCGACCGCCACACCCGAACCAGACAGGTAGAGCCAGCGAAGCCGGGTGTGGCGGAAACGTCGTTGTGAATTGA
- a CDS encoding CPBP family glutamic-type intramembrane protease, translating into MTFVSNESEFSPSDLDTTSSSGQAETAPRRDRRGGDGWGVLGRWGRMALKECREILRDRRTLITLALMPLLLYPLLAVGFQQFLLGGVAKGDAGPIELRIGVGPPERARVVQNFLENVPPPRLGAGLPDPSALLGRMVGGESGSESGGSALPSKLGQAVAPIFLAGGFEELDAALRSYQIDAWVRIDDAPEGGLSWEVVTLEGTRMGGLAVEFLEAWTTKANLAVLATALGRQRPPVTLTGRTVSSGEAGGAVSLAALVPLVLILMTITGAVYPAIDLTAGERERGTMEILIAAPTPRFLLLLSKYAAVVLVALLTATVNLVAMGLTLGLTGLGRALFGTGGLTGWAILQVFGLLLVFASFFSAVLMGLTSIARSFKEAQAYLIPLMLVSLAPGFAALMPGLALTPTLAAVPLLNVVLLARDALNNQADPALAGVVVVLTLIYAGIALALAARVFGAEAVPTSGGLESDEAALDGLTTQRDAVEAADHNDSADRSDDLPSDAESSRPARPAPLPSPSWVLVATAAAFPAYLFSSGLIPGWVGEDLTARLVAASVAQAVIFLAIPAVVLVATRSNPNASLALKPSQGRVWWLVALALGMSLWPFAHEAAVWVRGLGLGGVGEETLGLVQTRNTQLREAVAWPWLVLALALLPAATEELFFRGMMFTSLRRRFSEAATIGLTGLLFGLFHFVLPIGLLPERLIPSTMLGLVLGWLRAQSGSVGPGMLLHLTHNGLLVALFLLEPKLKAWGIGLEETIHLPWPILATAALVIALALTGAVFATRSNRSVPRGA; encoded by the coding sequence ATGACCTTCGTATCGAATGAGAGTGAATTCTCCCCATCGGATTTGGACACCACGTCCTCGTCCGGCCAAGCCGAGACCGCGCCGCGGCGGGATCGAAGAGGGGGGGATGGTTGGGGGGTGTTGGGGCGTTGGGGCCGGATGGCGCTCAAGGAGTGCCGGGAGATTCTGCGGGACCGCCGAACTCTGATCACGTTGGCTCTGATGCCGTTGTTGCTTTACCCGTTGCTGGCGGTTGGGTTTCAGCAATTTCTGCTGGGTGGGGTGGCGAAGGGGGACGCCGGGCCGATCGAACTCCGCATTGGAGTGGGGCCGCCGGAACGGGCGAGGGTGGTTCAGAACTTCCTGGAAAACGTGCCGCCTCCACGGTTAGGGGCCGGTCTGCCCGACCCCTCGGCGTTACTGGGTCGGATGGTGGGGGGCGAGTCCGGGTCTGAGTCCGGCGGGTCCGCCTTGCCTTCAAAGCTCGGTCAGGCCGTCGCGCCCATCTTCCTGGCGGGTGGGTTCGAAGAGTTGGACGCGGCGTTGCGGTCGTATCAGATCGACGCCTGGGTACGGATCGACGATGCCCCCGAGGGTGGCCTGAGTTGGGAGGTCGTCACCCTGGAGGGCACGCGGATGGGCGGCCTGGCCGTCGAGTTCCTGGAGGCGTGGACCACCAAGGCCAACCTCGCCGTCCTCGCAACCGCCCTGGGGCGGCAACGCCCGCCGGTGACGCTCACCGGACGCACGGTCTCAAGCGGTGAGGCGGGCGGCGCGGTCTCGTTGGCAGCGCTGGTGCCGCTGGTGCTGATCCTTATGACGATCACCGGCGCGGTTTATCCGGCAATCGACCTGACCGCCGGCGAACGCGAGCGGGGGACTATGGAAATCTTGATCGCCGCTCCGACCCCCCGGTTCCTGCTTTTGCTCTCGAAATACGCCGCGGTGGTGCTGGTCGCGCTGCTGACGGCAACGGTCAATTTGGTCGCAATGGGTTTGACCTTGGGACTCACCGGCCTGGGCCGCGCGCTATTCGGCACGGGGGGGTTGACCGGTTGGGCGATCCTTCAGGTGTTTGGCCTGCTTTTGGTCTTCGCCTCCTTCTTTTCAGCGGTGCTGATGGGGTTGACCAGCATCGCTCGAAGTTTTAAGGAGGCTCAGGCGTACCTGATTCCGCTCATGCTAGTATCGCTGGCTCCGGGGTTCGCCGCGTTGATGCCCGGCCTAGCGCTCACTCCCACGCTGGCGGCGGTCCCCCTGCTCAACGTGGTGCTGCTGGCCCGCGACGCGCTTAACAACCAGGCCGACCCCGCGCTGGCCGGGGTGGTCGTGGTTCTTACGTTGATCTACGCCGGGATCGCCCTGGCGCTGGCGGCGCGGGTCTTTGGAGCTGAGGCGGTGCCCACCTCGGGCGGTCTCGAAAGCGACGAGGCCGCCCTGGACGGTTTGACGACCCAACGCGACGCCGTTGAGGCAGCTGACCACAACGATTCCGCGGATCGTTCCGACGATTTGCCCTCTGACGCCGAATCGTCCCGCCCGGCTCGCCCCGCGCCTCTTCCATCGCCCTCGTGGGTGCTGGTGGCGACGGCCGCGGCGTTTCCGGCCTACCTGTTTTCCAGCGGCTTGATCCCTGGTTGGGTGGGGGAGGATCTGACCGCGCGGTTGGTGGCCGCTTCGGTTGCCCAGGCGGTGATCTTCTTAGCGATTCCCGCCGTGGTGCTGGTGGCGACCCGATCAAACCCTAACGCTTCGCTGGCGCTGAAACCGTCGCAGGGACGAGTCTGGTGGCTGGTCGCGTTGGCGCTGGGCATGAGCCTCTGGCCGTTCGCGCACGAGGCAGCGGTCTGGGTGCGGGGTCTGGGGTTGGGTGGCGTGGGCGAGGAGACCCTGGGGTTGGTTCAAACCCGCAACACGCAACTCCGCGAAGCGGTTGCCTGGCCCTGGCTGGTGCTGGCGTTGGCGTTGCTGCCAGCCGCGACCGAGGAACTCTTCTTTCGAGGGATGATGTTCACCTCGCTACGCCGGCGGTTCTCCGAGGCCGCGACGATTGGCCTGACCGGTCTCCTGTTCGGCCTATTTCATTTCGTGCTGCCGATCGGATTGTTGCCCGAACGTTTGATTCCCTCGACAATGTTGGGCCTGGTCTTGGGTTGGTTGAGGGCACAAAGCGGCTCGGTAGGGCCGGGGATGCTGCTCCATTTGACCCACAACGGGCTTTTGGTGGCGCTGTTCCTGCTCGAACCCAAACTCAAAGCGTGGGGAATTGGTCTGGAGGAAACGATTCATCTGCCCTGGCCGATCCTGGCAACCGCCGCTTTGGTGATCGCGCTGGCTCTGACAGGAGCGGTTTTCGCCACGCGGTCGAACCGATCGGTTCCAAGGGGCGCATGA
- a CDS encoding ABC transporter ATP-binding protein, whose product MIDVRDLTKVFATPHGDWLKAVDRVSFTVAPGEVFGLLGPNGAGKTTTLRMLLGLIRPTSGSATVAGFAAERDPAEVKRRVGLVSANTGVYPWLTARETLAYFADLYAVPPALARQRIAEFADAFGLGDFLDRRCGVLSTGQKQRLNLARALIHAPTALLLDEPTLGLDILGRRIVEEFLELVQARQLAVVLCTHHLEEAERLCHRFGLLNRGRIVRQGALEQLRAETGLHSLHAMFLDLVGARRQLPVTSLKSAAPPAPLT is encoded by the coding sequence ATGATTGACGTGCGCGACCTGACCAAAGTGTTTGCGACCCCCCACGGTGATTGGTTGAAGGCGGTCGATCGGGTCAGCTTCACCGTGGCTCCCGGCGAGGTCTTTGGTCTATTGGGACCCAACGGCGCGGGCAAGACCACCACGTTGCGGATGCTCTTAGGCCTGATCCGTCCCACCTCGGGGAGCGCTACGGTGGCGGGATTCGCTGCCGAGCGCGACCCTGCCGAGGTTAAGCGGCGGGTTGGCCTCGTCTCGGCCAACACCGGGGTCTATCCCTGGCTGACCGCACGCGAGACTCTCGCCTATTTCGCCGACCTGTACGCCGTGCCCCCCGCATTAGCCCGGCAACGCATCGCCGAGTTCGCCGACGCCTTCGGGCTGGGCGACTTCCTCGATCGCCGCTGCGGCGTCCTGTCCACTGGCCAGAAACAACGGCTCAACCTTGCCCGCGCTCTGATCCACGCCCCCACTGCGTTACTCCTCGACGAGCCGACTTTGGGGCTGGATATTCTGGGGCGACGCATTGTCGAAGAATTCCTGGAATTGGTCCAAGCGCGGCAACTCGCCGTGGTGTTGTGTACTCACCATTTAGAGGAAGCCGAACGGCTCTGCCACCGCTTCGGCCTCCTGAACCGGGGACGAATCGTTCGCCAGGGGGCGCTCGAACAGCTCCGAGCTGAAACCGGTCTGCACTCCCTCCACGCCATGTTCCTCGATCTCGTAGGCGCACGGCGTCAACTCCCTGTCACCTCCTTGAAGTCCGCCGCGCCTCCCGCCCCGTTGACCTGA
- a CDS encoding STAS domain-containing protein, translating into MRLKVVRLEEGMVQVACEGEILQLDFIDPPNPLEPMLGPAGFGQAVVIDLSGVIFMGSSGVGWLVVCHRECLKAGGVVVLHSIPQRLEKVFELVKLKDHLRIAEDLESALRMVADWRSSLMTTSTNSGGAVAESGERV; encoded by the coding sequence ATGCGATTGAAGGTGGTTCGTCTCGAAGAGGGGATGGTGCAGGTGGCTTGCGAGGGGGAGATTCTCCAATTGGATTTCATCGACCCACCCAACCCTTTGGAACCGATGTTGGGGCCGGCTGGGTTTGGCCAAGCGGTGGTGATCGACCTCTCAGGGGTGATCTTCATGGGGTCCAGCGGGGTGGGCTGGTTGGTGGTCTGCCACCGAGAATGCCTCAAGGCAGGGGGGGTTGTGGTACTCCATTCGATTCCTCAGCGTTTGGAGAAGGTGTTTGAGTTGGTCAAGCTCAAGGACCATTTGCGGATTGCCGAAGACCTGGAGTCGGCTTTGCGGATGGTGGCTGACTGGCGGTCGTCCTTGATGACGACCTCAACCAACTCGGGCGGAGCCGTCGCGGAATCAGGGGAAAGAGTTTGA
- the pyrE gene encoding orotate phosphoribosyltransferase, protein MSGWEPWREELADLLKRESVRLGSFTLASGRMSHYYVDGRLATLSARGAVLIGRGMLEALAEFPQVEAVGGLTMGADPIVGSMLALAGEFGRPNLIGFLVRKETKGHGTGRRIEGPIRPGLTVAIVDDVATTGGSSLQAIEEVERAGCRVAVVLAALDRLEGAAASFAARQLPFRPLLTIRDLGIEPLPSSSYQNPLERGYEQ, encoded by the coding sequence ATGTCGGGATGGGAACCGTGGCGTGAGGAACTGGCCGACCTGCTCAAGCGGGAGTCGGTTCGACTCGGTTCGTTCACTCTGGCGAGTGGCCGGATGTCGCACTACTACGTGGATGGTCGTTTGGCGACCCTCTCGGCGCGGGGCGCGGTGTTGATTGGCCGGGGGATGCTCGAGGCGTTGGCGGAGTTTCCCCAAGTCGAGGCCGTGGGCGGCCTCACCATGGGGGCCGACCCCATTGTGGGATCGATGCTGGCTTTGGCCGGCGAGTTCGGCCGCCCCAACCTGATCGGGTTCCTCGTGCGCAAGGAGACCAAAGGGCACGGCACCGGGCGACGCATCGAAGGTCCAATCCGCCCGGGATTGACCGTGGCGATTGTGGACGACGTGGCCACCACCGGCGGCTCCTCGCTCCAGGCGATCGAGGAGGTCGAGCGGGCCGGATGCCGGGTTGCGGTCGTCCTGGCGGCGCTGGACCGTCTCGAAGGAGCGGCCGCAAGTTTCGCCGCCCGCCAACTCCCATTCCGGCCGCTGCTCACAATCCGCGACTTGGGAATTGAACCACTGCCGTCATCGTCTTATCAGAATCCCCTTGAACGAGGCTATGAACAATAA
- a CDS encoding MerR family transcriptional regulator, whose product MTDDHRPRYTIAAVSKLTGINCHTLRVWEKRYGYPRPARSPTGQRRYDDDQVRGLIRASHRVKRGEPPRIVLAEVRLGRLDPSWVVTEPHVRAASELIDRLDAGDPIAAMNYLDSYQSDPWEQLRILEVALTEIGERWYRRDTQIFQEHFASGFIRHKLAGMIETARQRNHHPNQLAVLATLSGERHEGGILAVAVALELQGWRAIYLGPDLPIDQLRGAVTLWKPQAALLSFTLSRNLNAKFRELGTIREIPIFVGGRSIVNHQRLARSRGLIPMLVNATEMRDPFLRELDLWTPSRPPCSEEEAATDAQADLSSSDAKSSSDNLSEDRNGHDREASAPLASSLTLTPSTGSAQG is encoded by the coding sequence ATGACCGATGATCATCGCCCGCGTTACACGATTGCCGCGGTTTCCAAACTGACCGGCATCAATTGCCACACTCTGCGGGTCTGGGAAAAACGTTACGGCTATCCCCGCCCCGCTCGCTCCCCCACCGGTCAACGCCGCTACGATGATGACCAAGTGCGTGGTTTGATCCGGGCTTCCCACCGGGTCAAGCGCGGCGAGCCGCCCCGCATCGTGCTGGCTGAGGTCCGTCTGGGGCGTCTCGATCCGTCCTGGGTCGTGACCGAACCCCACGTCCGCGCCGCTAGCGAACTCATCGACCGGCTCGACGCCGGCGATCCTATTGCGGCGATGAACTATTTGGATTCCTATCAAAGCGACCCCTGGGAACAACTCCGCATCCTGGAAGTCGCTCTGACCGAGATCGGCGAGCGGTGGTATCGCCGCGACACGCAGATTTTTCAGGAGCACTTCGCCTCGGGCTTCATCCGCCATAAACTGGCCGGGATGATCGAAACCGCGCGGCAACGCAACCACCATCCCAACCAGCTCGCGGTGTTGGCCACGCTTTCGGGCGAACGCCACGAAGGAGGGATTCTCGCCGTCGCGGTGGCGTTGGAACTTCAGGGTTGGCGGGCGATTTATCTTGGCCCCGACCTGCCAATCGACCAACTTCGGGGCGCGGTCACCCTTTGGAAACCACAGGCGGCCCTGTTGTCCTTCACCCTCTCGCGCAACCTCAACGCCAAGTTTCGTGAACTGGGAACCATCCGCGAGATTCCGATTTTCGTGGGTGGACGAAGCATCGTCAATCATCAGCGGTTGGCCCGCTCGCGTGGCTTGATTCCGATGTTGGTCAACGCCACTGAGATGCGGGACCCATTCCTCCGCGAGTTGGATCTCTGGACCCCCTCCAGACCTCCCTGCTCCGAGGAGGAAGCCGCAACCGACGCCCAGGCGGACTTGTCCTCGTCCGACGCCAAGTCTTCGTCCGACAACCTCTCCGAAGATCGAAACGGTCACGATCGTGAAGCGTCGGCACCGCTGGCATCTTCCTTAACCTTGACTCCATCAACCGGTTCGGCGCAAGGATGA
- a CDS encoding alpha/beta hydrolase, translating to MFDTPGGESASKMGLVGVEGDAGVLEGWREDAELCDPLYIPRSYEPNYAYPLLTLLHDHGGSARAWIEAMPAISRRNHLGVALRGPWVSPGSSELGRCDWGVSYERPRPNHVAETADRPPREETCDVVRFRGVCQCGEEGFDDRDLNELLVFQAVRRVRRLLHVHSERVFLVGAGQGAAVALDLGLRHPDRFAGVVAINGWLPRVPGLLKRFRDLKGFPILWQSSQFHPAADLESDLQAVRLLSASGCRVEAQSHATRETMNARMLSEIDRWVLEQFALESPVSSALRSR from the coding sequence ATGTTCGACACGCCGGGCGGCGAGTCCGCCTCGAAGATGGGGCTAGTGGGGGTTGAAGGTGACGCGGGGGTGTTGGAGGGATGGCGGGAGGATGCCGAGTTGTGCGACCCGTTGTACATTCCCCGATCCTACGAACCTAATTACGCCTATCCATTGTTGACGTTATTGCACGATCACGGCGGCTCAGCTCGCGCGTGGATCGAGGCGATGCCGGCAATCAGTCGCCGCAATCATCTGGGGGTGGCGCTTCGTGGTCCCTGGGTGTCGCCTGGGTCATCCGAACTGGGTCGTTGCGACTGGGGCGTTTCCTACGAGCGTCCTCGGCCAAACCATGTTGCCGAGACGGCCGATCGTCCTCCGCGGGAAGAGACCTGCGACGTGGTCCGGTTCCGCGGGGTCTGCCAATGCGGGGAGGAGGGGTTCGACGACCGCGACCTCAACGAACTCCTGGTGTTCCAAGCGGTCCGCCGAGTTCGCCGCCTTCTTCATGTTCATTCCGAGCGGGTGTTCCTAGTCGGCGCGGGTCAGGGTGCCGCGGTGGCGCTTGATTTAGGATTGCGCCATCCCGATCGCTTCGCCGGAGTGGTGGCGATCAACGGCTGGTTGCCCCGCGTACCTGGTTTGCTCAAAAGGTTTCGAGATCTCAAGGGGTTTCCTATCCTCTGGCAATCCTCTCAATTCCACCCCGCCGCCGACCTTGAGAGCGACCTGCAAGCCGTTCGCCTGCTGAGCGCCTCGGGCTGTCGGGTGGAGGCGCAAAGCCACGCCACCCGCGAGACGATGAATGCCCGAATGTTGTCCGAGATCGACCGTTGGGTTCTGGAGCAGTTCGCGTTGGAATCTCCGGTCTCCTCGGCCCTGCGGTCGCGGTGA
- a CDS encoding CARDB domain-containing protein, giving the protein MTPSNPSSVPASPLGGLRLIVPPDVGPSTPRLFRVRAKGFRPRRRGFGTLRPRRRVRATLKFESLEHRRLLSLSSAGSPSAVNAPAVSSSVDLRPLRLVAPDRADWGEEVTVSGAVVNQGGEPVSDEFLGEIRLVYSVEPTRPANRAARFEGRPNAPALRSRPFPASRAPSATVAATPTRTVTLGTVAFARPPASNQVVAFEQTLRLPGRPPEDFDSSRPIRLALVVDPNDRVAEFDETNQSVRSAPLKVGPVERGAPASLEFFADKTQASWGDEIAVSAKVANLGSERTPAGRARVVLTPVSVAPGGGWDVTLADVNIPALEPNMVVTVESRFSLPKPIPLAFAGHSLFQITLLLDADYQVSAWRPASAVADTGRNAATLRIEAPADAVPTLPVRPNLAVTQLNTPAGRLVWGDPLPIGVVVTNMGTTPTPATTARYELTDEAATNQGTLVLGQTEIPRLEPGQTARVTHQAMLPYRIPTTGLTPSQPAAARLLAIVDPEGRLDETSETDNALLSEPFTIQPVFRPVTPPRPAPRR; this is encoded by the coding sequence ATGACCCCCTCGAACCCAAGCTCCGTTCCCGCTTCGCCTTTGGGCGGACTGAGGTTGATCGTCCCCCCCGATGTCGGTCCAAGCACGCCCCGGTTGTTTCGAGTCCGTGCCAAGGGCTTCCGACCACGACGCAGAGGCTTCGGAACGCTGAGACCACGACGAAGGGTTCGGGCCACGCTCAAGTTCGAGTCGTTGGAGCATCGGCGTTTGCTCAGCTTGAGCAGCGCAGGCAGTCCCAGCGCAGTCAACGCTCCGGCGGTCTCCTCCTCGGTCGATTTGAGGCCGCTCCGGCTGGTGGCTCCCGATCGGGCCGACTGGGGCGAGGAGGTGACCGTCTCTGGCGCTGTGGTTAATCAGGGCGGCGAACCGGTGTCTGACGAGTTCCTGGGCGAGATCCGTCTGGTGTACAGCGTCGAGCCGACCCGGCCGGCCAACCGTGCGGCTCGTTTCGAGGGCCGTCCCAACGCCCCCGCGTTGCGTTCCAGGCCATTCCCGGCCTCTCGCGCCCCAAGCGCGACGGTGGCGGCGACGCCAACGCGAACCGTGACCCTAGGGACAGTGGCCTTCGCGCGACCTCCGGCATCTAATCAGGTGGTCGCGTTTGAACAGACGTTGCGATTGCCGGGCCGTCCGCCTGAAGACTTCGACTCGTCGCGTCCCATCCGCCTGGCGCTGGTGGTTGATCCCAACGATCGGGTCGCCGAATTCGACGAGACCAACCAGAGCGTCCGTTCAGCTCCTCTCAAAGTCGGGCCAGTCGAGCGTGGCGCGCCGGCGTCGCTTGAGTTTTTCGCCGACAAGACCCAAGCGTCCTGGGGCGACGAGATAGCGGTCTCGGCCAAGGTGGCCAACCTCGGCAGCGAACGGACCCCTGCCGGGCGCGCCCGCGTAGTGCTGACCCCGGTGAGCGTGGCACCGGGAGGGGGGTGGGATGTCACGCTGGCGGACGTGAACATTCCGGCGCTTGAACCCAACATGGTCGTGACGGTCGAGAGCCGATTTTCGCTACCCAAGCCGATTCCGCTGGCCTTCGCCGGTCACTCGCTGTTTCAGATAACTTTGCTGCTGGACGCCGATTACCAGGTTTCGGCCTGGCGGCCCGCTTCGGCGGTGGCCGACACCGGACGCAACGCGGCCACTCTTCGAATTGAAGCGCCCGCCGACGCGGTTCCTACTCTCCCCGTTCGCCCCAATCTGGCTGTCACCCAGTTGAACACGCCCGCCGGACGACTCGTCTGGGGCGATCCACTGCCGATCGGCGTGGTCGTCACCAACATGGGAACCACTCCGACCCCGGCGACGACAGCACGCTACGAACTGACCGATGAGGCCGCCACCAACCAAGGAACCCTCGTGCTGGGACAAACTGAGATTCCGCGCCTCGAACCGGGACAAACCGCTCGGGTCACCCATCAAGCGATGTTGCCCTATCGCATTCCCACCACCGGCCTGACTCCCAGTCAACCCGCCGCCGCCCGACTGCTGGCGATTGTGGACCCCGAAGGACGCCTCGACGAAACCTCCGAAACCGACAACGCCCTCCTCTCTGAACCCTTCACCATTCAACCCGTTTTCAGACCTGTCACCCCGCCCCGACCCGCTCCCCGTCGTTAA
- a CDS encoding RraA family protein, translating to MSLPPMIDDHPPRLSAAQLDELRGFTTPTIANAIELFEVRPRHTGFLPHTIRALTPHLGVTLGYAVTCRTIAAPPGADFDPITSADRLMAYYRYVAASPGPKVAVAQDLDDPPGLGAFFGELNASVHQRLGCVGHVTSGCPRDLGEVEALGFALYGLNPCVSHAYIRVESFGEPVVLGGVTIQPGDLIHADRHGVCVIPREIEFRLAEACREVERAERPLLELCRAETFDLDAYLIERRRMKPGLRE from the coding sequence ATGAGTCTTCCGCCCATGATCGACGACCACCCGCCTCGCCTCAGCGCTGCTCAGCTCGACGAGCTGCGAGGCTTCACCACCCCCACCATCGCCAACGCGATCGAACTTTTCGAGGTCCGTCCCCGCCATACCGGATTCCTGCCCCACACGATTCGTGCCTTGACCCCGCATCTGGGAGTCACCTTGGGTTACGCCGTGACCTGTCGGACCATCGCCGCTCCTCCGGGAGCCGACTTCGATCCGATCACCTCGGCCGATCGTCTCATGGCGTATTATCGCTATGTCGCCGCGTCGCCCGGTCCCAAGGTGGCCGTCGCGCAAGACCTCGACGACCCGCCTGGTCTAGGGGCGTTCTTTGGCGAACTCAACGCCTCGGTCCACCAACGCTTGGGCTGCGTGGGCCACGTCACCTCCGGCTGCCCGCGCGACTTGGGCGAAGTCGAGGCGCTTGGCTTTGCCCTTTACGGACTCAATCCGTGCGTCAGCCACGCTTACATCCGGGTCGAGTCGTTCGGTGAACCGGTCGTGCTAGGCGGCGTGACCATCCAACCCGGCGACTTGATCCACGCTGACCGCCACGGCGTCTGCGTCATCCCCCGCGAAATCGAGTTCCGCCTGGCCGAAGCCTGCCGCGAGGTCGAACGAGCCGAACGCCCCTTGCTGGAACTCTGTCGCGCCGAAACCTTCGACCTGGACGCCTATCTGATCGAACGTCGCCGCATGAAACCCGGACTGAGGGAGTAG